A genomic stretch from Mycobacterium malmoense includes:
- a CDS encoding heavy metal translocating P-type ATPase, with protein MSGVDIAVLIGAALVIAGLARYFFAPQRAHAAAVSDGVQRIQVTVRGGYSPNVVEVRQGIPVEIEFDRQETGDCSSRVVFPDLQLSAALPAHRRTTVRFTPQQAGSFPFTCGMNMISGTLVVTSNGHTAESPQSEMPGAVSGYAASDGVHGPAVAEIEASQAEERRAEIADLIRRVVIGSVLTTPVLYAVMARPLGAHWVPTVLLNHWVQLALITPVMFYVGWPIHRTGWLALAHRSADMNSLVTLGTVAAYSYSVLVTVAATALPPEVREVYFEAVGVILTLIMLGRLLEARAKAGTGEAIRALLGLQARTARVLRDGAETEIPVDEVVVGDEILIRPGEKIPVDAAVLSGQSAVDESMVTGESMPVTKHAGDTVIGATVNTTGSLRVRAAKVGADTMLAQIIRMVQQAQASRAPIQRLADAISAYFVPTVMAIAIATFAVWFVTGPSPALTQALVSAVAVLIIACPCALGLATPLSIMVGTGKGARAGILIRSAGALETAHKLDTMVLDKTGTITAGKPALTDVRVTGALTENELLTVVATAEADSEHPIASAVVAGARDRGIKVPAVSGFESITGKGVRATVAGLTVLVGTAALLAENGIDTAELEHISADLAAAGKTPILAAVDGHPAGVLGVADTVKDDSVAAIAALRKLGLQVVMITGDNARTAAAIARQVGVERVLAEVLPEHKADEVRRLQAEGRRVGMVGDGINDAPALAQADVGLAIGTGTDVAIEAADITLISGSLAGVVTAIRLSRATMRNIRQNLFFALIYNAIGIPLAAGILYPVLGLRLSPMIAAGAMALSSLSVVGNANRLRRYRIEPLRPAEPPTIEPRVEIDATQRESIRH; from the coding sequence ATGTCCGGCGTTGATATTGCCGTCCTGATAGGCGCTGCCCTGGTGATTGCAGGTTTGGCACGGTATTTCTTTGCGCCGCAACGTGCCCACGCCGCCGCGGTCAGTGACGGAGTACAGCGGATACAAGTAACGGTCCGCGGTGGATACAGCCCCAACGTCGTGGAAGTGCGCCAGGGCATTCCCGTCGAGATCGAATTCGATCGGCAAGAAACCGGGGATTGCAGCTCGCGAGTGGTCTTTCCCGACCTTCAGCTGTCGGCGGCCCTGCCCGCGCATCGGCGCACCACTGTCAGGTTCACCCCGCAACAGGCGGGATCCTTCCCATTCACCTGCGGCATGAACATGATCTCCGGCACATTGGTCGTCACATCCAACGGGCACACCGCCGAATCCCCCCAATCGGAAATGCCCGGTGCCGTAAGCGGTTACGCAGCATCTGACGGCGTACATGGGCCCGCCGTCGCCGAAATCGAGGCCTCTCAGGCCGAAGAACGGCGCGCCGAGATCGCCGACCTGATCCGCCGGGTCGTGATCGGCTCGGTGCTCACCACGCCGGTGCTTTATGCGGTGATGGCTCGGCCATTGGGCGCCCATTGGGTGCCGACGGTCTTGCTCAACCATTGGGTGCAGCTGGCATTGATCACCCCGGTGATGTTTTACGTCGGCTGGCCGATCCATCGCACCGGCTGGCTGGCGCTCGCGCATCGCAGCGCCGACATGAACAGCCTGGTCACCCTGGGCACCGTCGCGGCGTACAGCTACAGCGTGTTGGTCACCGTCGCCGCCACTGCCCTGCCACCCGAAGTGCGCGAGGTCTATTTCGAGGCCGTCGGGGTGATCCTGACCCTGATCATGCTGGGCCGCCTCTTGGAAGCCCGCGCCAAAGCCGGCACCGGCGAAGCCATCCGCGCCCTGCTCGGGTTACAGGCTCGCACCGCCCGTGTGCTGCGTGACGGCGCCGAAACCGAGATCCCCGTCGACGAGGTCGTCGTCGGCGACGAGATCCTGATCCGGCCCGGCGAGAAAATCCCTGTCGACGCTGCCGTTCTATCCGGACAGTCCGCCGTCGACGAGTCGATGGTCACCGGCGAATCGATGCCGGTCACCAAGCACGCCGGCGACACCGTCATCGGCGCCACCGTCAACACCACCGGCTCGTTGCGCGTGCGTGCGGCCAAAGTCGGCGCGGACACCATGCTCGCCCAAATCATCCGCATGGTGCAACAGGCGCAGGCATCCAGAGCACCCATCCAGCGGCTGGCCGACGCGATCTCGGCTTACTTCGTGCCGACCGTAATGGCCATCGCCATCGCCACTTTCGCGGTCTGGTTCGTCACCGGCCCGTCACCGGCATTGACCCAGGCGCTGGTATCGGCGGTGGCGGTGCTGATCATCGCCTGCCCGTGCGCACTGGGCCTGGCCACTCCCCTGTCGATCATGGTCGGCACCGGCAAGGGCGCCCGTGCGGGCATTCTGATCCGCTCGGCCGGGGCCCTGGAAACCGCGCACAAACTCGACACCATGGTGCTGGACAAAACCGGCACCATCACCGCCGGTAAGCCGGCCCTCACCGACGTCCGCGTGACCGGGGCGCTCACGGAGAACGAACTGCTCACCGTCGTTGCCACCGCCGAAGCCGACAGCGAACACCCCATCGCCAGCGCCGTGGTCGCCGGGGCCCGCGATCGCGGCATCAAGGTTCCCGCCGTATCGGGTTTCGAGTCGATTACCGGCAAGGGGGTCCGCGCCACCGTCGCGGGTCTGACGGTGCTCGTCGGCACGGCGGCGTTATTGGCCGAAAATGGCATCGACACAGCCGAACTCGAGCACATCAGCGCGGATCTCGCGGCCGCGGGAAAAACCCCGATTCTGGCCGCCGTCGATGGCCACCCGGCCGGGGTGCTCGGCGTGGCTGACACCGTCAAGGATGACTCCGTGGCGGCGATCGCCGCCCTACGCAAGCTGGGCCTACAGGTCGTGATGATCACCGGCGACAACGCCCGTACCGCCGCCGCGATCGCCCGCCAGGTCGGGGTCGAGCGGGTGCTGGCCGAAGTCCTGCCCGAACACAAGGCCGACGAGGTCCGCCGGCTGCAAGCCGAGGGGCGCAGGGTCGGCATGGTCGGTGACGGCATCAACGACGCCCCCGCTCTGGCCCAAGCCGACGTCGGGCTGGCCATCGGCACGGGTACCGATGTGGCCATCGAAGCCGCCGACATCACCCTGATTTCGGGATCACTGGCCGGGGTCGTCACCGCGATCCGGCTCTCCCGCGCCACCATGCGCAACATCCGGCAGAACCTGTTCTTTGCCCTGATCTACAACGCCATCGGCATCCCGCTTGCCGCGGGCATCCTGTATCCGGTGCTGGGACTGCGGCTCTCACCGATGATCGCCGCCGGCGCGATGGCGCTGTCCTCACTGTCGGTGGTCGGCAACGCCAACCGCCTGCGCCGCTACCGCATTGAACCACTGCGCCCGGCTGAGCCGCCCACAATCGAGCCTCGGGTGGAAATCGATGCCACTCAACGGGAATCCATCCGTCACTAA
- a CDS encoding MFS transporter: MSASAQTATITTHVPARLDRLPWSRFHWRVVIGLGGVWILDGLEVTMVGNVSSRLTEKSSGIDLNAAQIGVAAAFYIAGACLGALFFGHLTDRFGRRNLFMLTLAVYLTATVATAFAFAPWYFFIARFVTGSGIGGEYAAINSAIDELIPARVRGRVDLVINGTYWLGSAAGAAGALVLLDTSNFPANIGWRLAFGLGAIFGIFVLLVRRNVPESPRWLFIHGRDEEAERIVGEIEGEVQRETGQPLPEPQGPPLKIRQRQTISFREIARVAFTLYPRRAVLGLALFIGQAFLYNGVTFNLGTLLSGFYGVPSAKVPLFFILWALSNFVGPVVLGRLFDTVGRKPMITLSYVGSAVVAVVLAILFVTQTGGAWTFIVVLAVVFFVASAGASAAYLTVSEIFPMETRALAIAFFYAVGTAIGGITGPLLFGQLINSGQRGQVVWSFLIGAAVMAVAGLIELWLGVAAERRSLEDLALPLTVAHAEPEDDQAEHV; this comes from the coding sequence ATGAGCGCCAGCGCGCAAACCGCAACCATCACGACGCATGTGCCGGCGCGGTTGGACCGGCTGCCCTGGTCGCGGTTTCATTGGCGCGTCGTCATCGGGCTCGGCGGTGTCTGGATCCTCGACGGGCTCGAGGTCACGATGGTCGGCAACGTGTCGTCTCGCCTCACGGAGAAGAGCAGCGGCATCGACCTCAACGCCGCACAGATCGGCGTGGCGGCGGCCTTCTACATCGCCGGCGCCTGCCTGGGCGCGTTGTTCTTCGGTCACCTGACGGACCGCTTTGGGCGGCGCAACCTGTTCATGCTGACCCTCGCGGTGTACCTGACCGCCACCGTCGCGACCGCATTCGCCTTCGCGCCTTGGTATTTCTTCATCGCGCGCTTCGTCACCGGCTCCGGCATCGGGGGCGAATACGCCGCGATCAACTCGGCGATCGACGAGTTGATCCCCGCGCGGGTGCGCGGTCGCGTGGACCTGGTGATCAACGGGACATACTGGCTGGGTTCGGCCGCCGGGGCGGCAGGCGCACTGGTCCTTCTGGACACGTCGAACTTCCCGGCCAACATCGGATGGCGGCTCGCCTTCGGCCTGGGGGCCATTTTCGGCATCTTCGTCCTGCTCGTCCGCCGCAACGTTCCGGAAAGTCCGCGGTGGTTGTTCATTCACGGGCGCGACGAGGAAGCGGAGCGGATCGTCGGCGAAATAGAAGGCGAAGTGCAGCGAGAAACCGGCCAACCGCTGCCCGAGCCGCAAGGGCCCCCGCTCAAAATCCGTCAGCGCCAGACGATTTCGTTCCGAGAGATCGCCCGGGTGGCATTTACACTCTACCCGCGGCGCGCCGTTCTCGGGCTGGCGCTGTTCATCGGGCAGGCGTTCCTGTACAACGGCGTGACGTTCAACCTGGGCACGCTGTTGAGCGGGTTCTACGGAGTCCCATCCGCAAAGGTGCCACTGTTCTTCATCCTGTGGGCGCTCAGCAATTTCGTCGGCCCCGTGGTGCTCGGGCGGCTGTTCGACACCGTCGGCCGCAAGCCGATGATCACCCTGTCCTACGTTGGTTCGGCCGTCGTGGCGGTCGTCCTCGCCATCCTGTTCGTGACCCAAACGGGTGGTGCCTGGACGTTCATCGTCGTGCTTGCGGTGGTGTTCTTCGTGGCCTCGGCGGGTGCGAGCGCGGCCTACCTGACCGTCAGCGAGATCTTCCCGATGGAGACCAGGGCGCTGGCGATCGCGTTTTTCTACGCGGTGGGCACCGCGATCGGCGGCATCACCGGCCCGCTGCTGTTCGGTCAGTTGATCAACTCCGGCCAGCGCGGCCAGGTGGTCTGGTCATTTTTGATCGGAGCGGCGGTGATGGCAGTTGCCGGCCTGATCGAACTGTGGCTCGGTGTCGCGGCCGAACGACGCTCGCTGGAAGATCTGGCATTGCCCTTGACGGTGGCCCACGCCGAGCCCGAGGACGACCAGGCCGAGCATGTCTAG
- a CDS encoding FAD-dependent oxidoreductase has protein sequence MKRKRVVIAGLGDVGVLTAIRLARHADVVGISVKPGLVSGQELGVRLSRPGDWARDYWIPFDRFRRLDRVRTIQATLTGVDLATRTVFGRRADGVVIAEEYDALVISTGVTNGFWRRPTLQSAAEIGADLRAAHHRLAAADSVIVIGGGVAAVSGAVNMATTWPGKRIDLYFPGERALGGYHPRIWKRIRRRLTDLGVGLHPGHRAAVSDGFPGDEITNEPVYWSTGQPPASADAVLWAIGRVRPNTDWLPPELLDELGFVRVTPDLRVPGHRGVFAIGDVAATDPLRSSARNRGDALAARNIRAEFAGRPLRAFRAPGRRWGSLVGIQPDGLEVFFPTGHGFRFPLWSVERVVMPWIVRWGMYRGVRENQPLR, from the coding sequence ATGAAGCGCAAGCGCGTCGTCATCGCCGGACTGGGGGACGTGGGTGTCCTGACCGCGATCCGCCTGGCGCGGCACGCCGACGTCGTCGGAATCTCGGTCAAACCCGGGCTGGTCAGTGGCCAGGAACTCGGCGTGCGGCTCTCCCGCCCGGGCGATTGGGCCCGCGACTACTGGATTCCGTTCGACAGGTTCCGCCGTTTGGATCGGGTACGGACGATTCAGGCCACGCTGACGGGAGTGGACCTGGCAACCCGAACGGTCTTTGGCCGGCGCGCGGACGGCGTAGTGATCGCCGAGGAGTACGACGCGCTGGTCATCTCCACCGGGGTTACCAACGGCTTCTGGCGCCGACCGACGCTGCAGTCGGCCGCTGAGATCGGCGCCGACCTGCGCGCCGCCCACCACCGGCTGGCCGCCGCCGACTCAGTGATCGTCATCGGCGGCGGGGTCGCGGCGGTCAGCGGCGCCGTCAACATGGCAACCACCTGGCCCGGCAAGCGGATCGACCTGTACTTTCCCGGAGAACGCGCTTTGGGCGGGTACCACCCGCGGATTTGGAAACGCATCCGGCGCCGACTAACCGACCTCGGCGTGGGCCTCCACCCGGGCCACCGCGCCGCGGTGTCGGACGGCTTCCCGGGCGACGAGATCACCAACGAACCGGTCTACTGGAGCACCGGACAACCCCCGGCCTCCGCCGACGCCGTGCTCTGGGCGATCGGGCGGGTCCGGCCCAACACCGATTGGCTGCCGCCCGAGCTGCTCGACGAGCTGGGGTTTGTCCGCGTGACGCCGGACCTGCGGGTGCCCGGCCATCGGGGTGTCTTCGCGATCGGGGACGTCGCGGCGACCGACCCTCTTCGGAGCTCGGCGCGCAATCGCGGGGATGCGCTGGCGGCTCGCAACATTCGCGCCGAGTTCGCGGGTAGGCCGCTGCGCGCCTTCCGAGCGCCCGGGCGGCGGTGGGGTTCGCTGGTGGGCATCCAGCCCGACGGATTGGAGGTCTTCTTTCCCACCGGCCACGGGTTCCGCTTCCCGTTATGGTCGGTCGAACGGGTGGTGATGCCGTGGATCGTCCGGTGGGGCATGTATCGCGGAGTGCGAGAAAACCAGCCGCTTCGATGA
- a CDS encoding glutamine synthetase III, translated as MSGNAVRLQAINNVEAYVPPAVSFVPGEAPGEIFGSNVFTKAEMQARLPKSVYKSVAATIEKGAKLDPAIADSVAAAMKDWALEKGATHYAHVFYPMTGLTAEKHDSFLEPISDGQTLAEFAGKTLIQGEPDASSFPSGGLRSTFEARGYTGWDVTSPAYVLENPNGNTLCIPTVFVSMTGEALDYKTPLLRSQQAMGIHAERILKLFGHKDVDKIVSFCGPEQEYFLVDRHFFVARPDLVNAGRTVFGAKPPKGQEFDDHYFGAIPERVLGFMMDTERELFKLGIPAKTRHNEVAPGQFEVAPMFERANIASDHQQLLMTVFKTLARKHGMECLFHEKPFAGVNGSGKHVNFSVGSAELGSLLVPGDTPHENAQFLVFCAAVIRAVHKFAGLLRVSVASATNDHRLGANEAPPAIISIFLGEQLADVFEQIAKGAATSSKGKGTMIIGVDTLPPLPTDPGDRNRTSPFAFTGNRFEFRAPGSGQTVAVPMIVLNTIMADSFDHMATILEKAVEDGEDFDVAVQRLLTDVITEHGDVVYNGDGYSEKWQIEAAERGLPNLKTTLDAIPELIKPAAVEVFEKYGVFSERELHSRYEVRLEQYALTIAVEAKLTLEIGTTVILPAAIRYQTELAQNVATLKAAGVEPSMTALEMVSAPLANLTAALSTLKTALSDLSAESALDEARHAQQVLLPAMEAARAAVDTLESVVADDLWPLPTYQEMLYIL; from the coding sequence TTGAGCGGAAACGCAGTCCGCCTGCAAGCGATCAACAACGTCGAGGCCTATGTCCCGCCGGCCGTCAGCTTCGTGCCCGGCGAAGCCCCCGGCGAGATCTTCGGCTCGAACGTTTTCACCAAGGCCGAGATGCAGGCGCGGCTGCCCAAGTCGGTGTACAAGTCCGTCGCGGCGACGATCGAGAAGGGGGCCAAGCTCGACCCGGCCATCGCCGACTCGGTCGCGGCGGCGATGAAGGACTGGGCGCTGGAGAAGGGCGCCACCCACTACGCCCACGTGTTCTACCCAATGACCGGCCTGACCGCCGAAAAGCACGACAGCTTCTTGGAACCCATCTCCGACGGGCAGACGCTCGCCGAGTTCGCCGGCAAGACCCTCATCCAGGGCGAGCCCGACGCCTCCAGCTTTCCCTCGGGCGGGCTGCGGAGCACCTTCGAGGCACGCGGCTACACGGGCTGGGACGTGACCAGCCCGGCCTACGTTCTGGAGAATCCGAACGGGAACACCCTATGCATCCCAACGGTATTCGTATCGATGACCGGTGAGGCGCTGGACTACAAGACGCCGCTGCTGCGCAGCCAGCAAGCCATGGGCATCCACGCCGAGCGCATCCTGAAGCTGTTCGGCCACAAGGACGTAGACAAGATCGTCTCGTTCTGCGGGCCGGAGCAGGAGTACTTCCTGGTCGATCGGCACTTTTTCGTGGCGCGGCCGGACCTGGTCAACGCCGGTCGCACGGTGTTCGGCGCCAAACCGCCCAAGGGCCAGGAGTTCGACGACCACTACTTCGGCGCGATCCCCGAACGCGTCCTGGGCTTCATGATGGACACCGAGCGGGAGCTGTTCAAACTCGGGATCCCCGCCAAGACCCGGCACAACGAGGTGGCGCCCGGCCAGTTCGAGGTGGCGCCGATGTTCGAGCGGGCCAACATCGCCTCCGACCATCAGCAACTGCTGATGACGGTCTTCAAGACACTGGCCAGGAAGCACGGCATGGAATGCCTGTTCCACGAAAAGCCGTTCGCCGGCGTCAACGGATCGGGTAAGCACGTCAACTTCTCGGTGGGTAGCGCCGAGTTGGGCTCGCTGCTCGTGCCCGGCGATACCCCCCACGAGAACGCCCAGTTCCTGGTGTTCTGCGCCGCGGTGATCCGCGCCGTGCACAAGTTCGCCGGCCTGCTTCGTGTTTCGGTCGCGTCGGCCACCAACGACCATCGCTTGGGAGCCAACGAGGCACCCCCGGCGATCATCTCGATCTTCCTCGGTGAACAGCTCGCCGATGTGTTCGAGCAGATCGCCAAGGGCGCGGCCACGTCGTCAAAAGGCAAGGGCACCATGATCATTGGTGTCGACACGCTGCCACCGCTGCCGACCGATCCGGGTGACCGCAACCGCACCAGCCCGTTCGCTTTCACCGGCAACCGATTCGAGTTCCGGGCACCCGGCTCCGGTCAGACGGTTGCCGTGCCCATGATCGTTCTCAACACGATCATGGCGGACTCGTTCGACCACATGGCAACGATCCTGGAGAAGGCCGTCGAAGACGGTGAGGACTTCGATGTGGCGGTGCAGAGGCTGCTCACCGATGTCATCACCGAACACGGCGACGTGGTGTACAACGGCGACGGATATTCGGAGAAGTGGCAGATCGAGGCGGCCGAGCGAGGGCTGCCGAACCTCAAGACCACGCTGGACGCGATTCCGGAGCTGATCAAGCCGGCGGCGGTCGAAGTGTTCGAGAAATACGGGGTTTTCAGTGAACGTGAGCTGCATAGCCGCTACGAGGTCCGCCTGGAGCAGTACGCCCTGACCATCGCGGTCGAGGCCAAGCTGACGCTGGAGATTGGGACGACGGTCATCCTGCCGGCCGCGATCCGCTACCAGACCGAGCTCGCGCAGAACGTCGCGACCTTGAAGGCCGCCGGTGTGGAGCCGAGTATGACTGCGCTGGAAATGGTTTCGGCGCCACTTGCCAATCTCACCGCGGCACTGAGCACGCTCAAGACGGCGCTGTCCGATCTCTCGGCAGAGTCGGCGCTCGACGAGGCGAGGCATGCACAGCAGGTGCTGTTGCCGGCGATGGAGGCGGCGCGGGCGGCCGTTGACACGCTGGAAAGTGTTGTGGCCGATGACTTGTGGCCGCTTCCTACCTACCAGGAGATGCTCTACATCCTGTAA
- a CDS encoding flavin reductase family protein produces MAEPGTAAFEKLVALLNYPMFVVTTRADGIVAGCLVGFASQASIHPPRFLVGLSKENHTFRVAADATHLAVHVFDREHLDIAELFGGQTGDTVDKFDRCPWHPGPAQMPILDDAAAWFVGKIIDRFSLGDHVGYLLEPVDGSPPRELEQWLSFRDVHHLQPGHDA; encoded by the coding sequence GTGGCCGAGCCTGGAACCGCGGCGTTCGAAAAGCTGGTGGCGCTGCTGAATTATCCGATGTTCGTCGTCACCACGCGGGCCGACGGCATTGTGGCCGGCTGTCTGGTGGGCTTTGCCAGCCAAGCCAGCATCCATCCGCCCCGTTTCCTGGTCGGCCTGTCCAAGGAAAACCACACGTTCCGGGTGGCCGCCGACGCCACCCACCTGGCGGTGCATGTGTTCGACCGCGAGCACCTCGACATCGCGGAGCTCTTCGGCGGCCAGACCGGCGACACCGTCGACAAGTTCGACCGCTGCCCCTGGCATCCCGGCCCAGCGCAGATGCCCATTCTCGACGACGCGGCCGCCTGGTTTGTCGGCAAGATCATCGATCGTTTCTCGCTGGGCGATCACGTCGGGTATTTGCTGGAACCGGTGGACGGCAGCCCGCCGCGCGAGCTGGAGCAATGGCTGTCCTTCCGGGACGTCCACCACCTCCAGCCGGGCCACGACGCCTAG
- a CDS encoding metal-sensitive transcriptional regulator — MASELTAKKRAAVNRLKTVRGHLDGIIRMLEDDAYCVDVMKQISAVQAALERTNRVMLHNHLETCFSQAILGGQGATAIDELVAALKFSPALTGPDACLNDAIADGAVSTGKE; from the coding sequence ATGGCTTCGGAACTGACGGCTAAAAAGCGTGCGGCAGTCAACCGGCTGAAGACCGTGCGGGGTCACCTCGACGGCATTATTCGGATGCTCGAAGACGACGCGTACTGCGTGGACGTGATGAAGCAGATTTCTGCGGTGCAGGCGGCGCTGGAGCGCACCAACAGGGTGATGTTGCATAACCACCTGGAGACCTGCTTCTCGCAGGCCATCCTAGGCGGGCAGGGGGCAACGGCCATCGACGAACTCGTCGCCGCCCTCAAGTTCAGTCCCGCCTTGACCGGCCCGGATGCTTGCTTGAACGACGCCATTGCCGACGGGGCCGTGAGCACTGGCAAAGAATGA
- a CDS encoding SHOCT domain-containing protein: protein MMFWYDHDMGWWGWAGMGIGMVLFWVLLIAGIVALIVYTSGDRQDRRIPPGTTSMASPEQLLAARFARGEIDETEYRDRLAVLRDHAHP, encoded by the coding sequence ATGATGTTTTGGTACGACCACGACATGGGCTGGTGGGGATGGGCTGGAATGGGCATAGGGATGGTTTTGTTCTGGGTGCTGTTGATCGCCGGCATCGTTGCGCTCATCGTCTACACCTCGGGAGATCGCCAAGATCGCCGAATTCCGCCGGGAACAACCTCGATGGCCTCGCCGGAGCAGCTGCTCGCCGCTCGGTTTGCGCGCGGCGAAATCGACGAGACCGAATATCGCGACCGGCTGGCCGTGCTCCGCGATCACGCGCATCCCTGA
- the ngg gene encoding N-acetylglutaminylglutamine synthetase translates to MTAFEPSGDHTEAITLGLHDASPPDLVDAMAKDVELELGWGRLIFGQTFADAHELVEALRREGPGRRDICIYARESHVVVAEAPTELFIDPSHTYRLRFTDSMTQEDFARSPLGVTVCTLNDAVDADAMNRVYVRCGMVPAPIDVIWDNHLHAPAVTYLLAVRDEDGAVVGTVTGVDHELLFSDPEQGSSLWTLAVDPAAGLPGIGGALTRALAEHFRGAGRAYMDLSVAHDNAAAIALYEKLGFRRVPVLAIKRKNAINEPLFSPPPETVDDLNPYARIIADEALRRGIWVEVLDAETGEMRLTHGGRSVVTRESLSEYTSAIAMCRCDDKRLTRRLVSEAGITVPRARLASFDEGDYTFLTEVGEVVVKPTRGEQGKGITVGVTADHGPDELATALARARQQYPEVLIEQRVTGDDLRLVVIDGRVVAAALRIPPEIIGTGEHRIRDLIAAESRRRSAATGGESRIPIDDITEATVAEAGWRLDDVLPQGTRLLVRRTANLHQGGTIHDVTAQVNPELCRVAVTAAEAIGIPVTGIDLLVPDVTGADYAFIEANERPGLANHEPQPTAAAFIDFLFPGHPGQPPAWIPEESRPDRD, encoded by the coding sequence ATGACCGCCTTCGAACCCTCGGGCGACCACACCGAGGCGATCACCCTGGGCCTGCACGACGCGTCGCCGCCGGACCTGGTCGACGCGATGGCCAAGGACGTCGAGCTCGAATTAGGTTGGGGCCGGCTTATTTTCGGTCAAACCTTCGCCGATGCTCACGAGCTGGTCGAGGCGCTGCGGCGGGAAGGACCCGGGCGCCGCGACATCTGCATCTACGCGCGCGAATCCCACGTGGTGGTTGCCGAAGCGCCGACCGAGCTGTTCATTGACCCCAGTCATACCTATCGGCTGCGCTTCACCGATTCAATGACGCAGGAAGACTTCGCACGGTCGCCGCTCGGCGTGACCGTGTGCACGCTCAACGACGCTGTCGATGCCGATGCCATGAACCGCGTTTATGTGCGTTGCGGAATGGTCCCGGCGCCCATCGACGTGATCTGGGACAACCATCTGCATGCGCCGGCGGTGACCTACCTGCTGGCGGTGCGTGACGAGGACGGTGCCGTGGTGGGCACCGTAACCGGCGTCGACCATGAGTTGCTGTTCTCCGATCCCGAGCAAGGGTCGAGCCTGTGGACCCTGGCCGTCGACCCTGCCGCCGGACTCCCCGGGATCGGTGGAGCCCTCACCCGAGCTTTGGCGGAGCACTTCCGCGGCGCCGGTCGCGCCTACATGGATCTGTCGGTCGCCCACGACAATGCCGCCGCCATCGCCCTCTACGAGAAGCTGGGTTTCCGCCGCGTTCCGGTGTTGGCGATCAAACGCAAGAACGCGATCAACGAGCCGCTGTTCAGCCCGCCCCCGGAGACGGTCGACGACCTCAATCCCTATGCCCGGATCATCGCCGATGAGGCGCTGCGCCGCGGAATCTGGGTCGAGGTCCTGGATGCCGAGACCGGCGAGATGCGACTCACCCACGGGGGCCGCAGCGTGGTCACCCGTGAATCGCTGTCCGAATACACCTCGGCGATCGCCATGTGTCGGTGCGACGACAAGCGTTTGACGCGCCGCCTCGTTTCGGAGGCGGGCATCACCGTGCCCCGCGCCCGCCTGGCCAGCTTCGACGAGGGGGACTACACGTTTTTGACCGAGGTCGGGGAGGTCGTCGTCAAACCGACTCGGGGGGAGCAGGGCAAGGGCATCACCGTCGGGGTGACGGCCGACCACGGTCCTGACGAGCTCGCCACCGCCCTCGCGCGGGCGCGACAGCAATATCCGGAGGTGCTGATTGAGCAACGGGTGACCGGCGACGACCTCCGGTTGGTGGTGATCGACGGCCGGGTAGTCGCCGCCGCGCTGCGGATACCCCCCGAGATCATCGGCACGGGTGAGCACAGAATCCGCGACTTGATCGCGGCCGAAAGCCGCCGGCGCTCCGCGGCCACCGGTGGTGAGTCCCGCATCCCGATCGATGACATCACCGAAGCGACGGTCGCCGAAGCCGGCTGGAGACTGGACGATGTGCTGCCCCAGGGCACCCGGCTTCTCGTGCGGCGCACCGCCAACTTGCACCAGGGCGGCACCATCCATGACGTCACCGCGCAGGTGAATCCGGAACTCTGCCGGGTGGCGGTGACGGCCGCCGAGGCGATCGGTATCCCGGTGACCGGCATCGACCTCCTCGTGCCCGATGTCACCGGCGCCGACTACGCCTTCATCGAGGCCAACGAGCGACCGGGACTGGCCAACCACGAACCCCAACCCACGGCAGCGGCTTTCATCGACTTCCTATTTCCCGGCCACCCCGGCCAGCCGCCGGCCTGGATTCCCGAGGAGTCGCGCCCTGACCGTGACTGA